A part of Limihaloglobus sulfuriphilus genomic DNA contains:
- a CDS encoding uroporphyrinogen decarboxylase family protein produces the protein MRSVFMTSKERVISAINHQEPDRIPFTLYIEDVFLKILEKELGPRINWHCPDDDIIRLLWPIDYIRTEQGCRDMFGCSWRWHDQGGYIMAEPLLSEPDIKKIPVIDLVPQSEIDRIVQTRDLNPDKFIFYQFTSSFGERLWSLRGLEQTYMDYILNPEFVSGALDMLLEMHMAALDKVLELPVECVTFGDDFGGQKGLMISRDIYLKFYKPRYAKLYEKVRSAGKVVGQHSCGDNTELMGDYVDIGLQIFHPLQPEAMDIVKIKKDFGKYLTFRGGISTQRAIPFGNPEQAREEIRNSVRILSEGGGYLLETAKPLRQETPIENAVAVMDEMRKAVEYNFGK, from the coding sequence ATGAGAAGTGTTTTTATGACTTCAAAAGAACGTGTCATCTCGGCAATAAACCATCAGGAGCCTGACAGAATACCCTTTACTTTATATATCGAAGATGTCTTTTTAAAGATACTCGAAAAAGAGCTTGGCCCTCGAATCAACTGGCATTGTCCGGATGATGATATAATAAGACTTTTGTGGCCTATAGATTATATCAGGACAGAACAGGGATGCAGGGACATGTTTGGATGCAGCTGGCGGTGGCACGACCAGGGCGGATACATAATGGCCGAACCTCTCTTGAGTGAACCGGACATAAAGAAGATTCCGGTCATTGATCTGGTTCCGCAAAGTGAAATTGACAGGATCGTCCAGACAAGAGATCTGAATCCGGATAAGTTCATTTTCTACCAGTTTACAAGTTCCTTTGGCGAGCGGTTGTGGAGTCTCCGCGGTCTGGAACAAACATACATGGATTATATCTTAAACCCTGAATTTGTCTCAGGTGCGCTCGATATGCTTCTGGAGATGCATATGGCAGCATTGGATAAGGTTCTTGAGCTTCCCGTTGAATGTGTGACCTTTGGTGATGATTTCGGTGGGCAGAAAGGCTTAATGATCAGTCGGGATATCTATCTTAAATTTTATAAGCCGCGTTATGCAAAGTTATATGAAAAGGTGCGTTCGGCGGGTAAAGTTGTCGGACAGCATTCCTGTGGCGATAATACTGAATTGATGGGTGATTATGTTGATATCGGCCTGCAAATATTCCATCCCCTTCAGCCTGAGGCAATGGATATAGTCAAGATCAAAAAGGATTTCGGCAAATATCTGACTTTTAGAGGCGGTATAAGCACCCAGCGTGCAATTCCTTTTGGAAATCCCGAACAGGCACGAGAAGAGATCAGAAATTCAGTACGGATTTTAAGCGAGGGAGGCGGATATCTGCTTGAAACAGCTAAGCCTTTAAGGCAGGAAACTCCTATTGAAAACGCCGTAGCGGTAATGGATGAGATGCGTAAAGCCGTTGAATATAATTTTGGTAAATGA